In Vanacampus margaritifer isolate UIUO_Vmar chromosome 18, RoL_Vmar_1.0, whole genome shotgun sequence, a genomic segment contains:
- the mms19 gene encoding MMS19 nucleotide excision repair protein homolog isoform X2 — translation MAEESAELVSLVEEFVSGLQDSKAKDTATGLKNGEFTVLQLVETLGPSLTSTQPQTRARGVKLLSEVLQECYEDLTEKEVEVLLAFYENRLKDHYVTTPPVLQGLRTLVQCPSLPPGAAVSILKSLFQDVHVQSLLLADRACVYKMLINVMDAREAELKGLGADFVFGFVQSMDGERDPRNLLLAFQIAKKIIHRGYSLGKFTEELFEVTSCYFPIDFTPPPNDPHGITRDELIQELRQALTGTPKFAEFLLPLIIEKLDSDVQSAKLDSLQTLTACVAVYEHKDLAEFLEALWASLRREVFQTSSERIESAGLAALTAITSCLSRSVLNSDSEDAVSAFLDMVLNDCKHHLSEPDLKLVWPSAKLLQAACSASNRASHIVIAAVMPALIEQYNSRNQCSHRRTLLEVMQRFIQSVKSSESSENEAHVLSGICPPLCCVTFAALSETNSSLQVTATSVLISLARQTGLLSNSQIELAVDHLTRLVLSDEDNTVRLAVVSCTGALAELHPTVFITNMIPRIKKEIFSELMEQDGDPMQHTQPAVRQLCLAVLAAISVKPSVAQESTPVLFDVLEAAHSGKLGFSLEEAMLACRSLKKIAERVEDTEDSGRCFHDVIIPQMLSLALQAALKGENSSVHHSPLAEEAVLSIMVAIISTACSRLQPTLAGQTAERFVSLFLDGDVSFLPGNSFPSHVKLLANKQHGDSWRQSQMVCLLMGCVCSLPRTVAVPQMERLLSELEEMSCTCSHPLSYTSAAKCFAGLVNKIPPSNSLDSLLQKTMSRILHELNSASSIGRMQTFTLMIWVAKALLLRYHPTCTTLTDKLFSLLDDANLGPVAADGFSLLMSDSADVLSRGCHADVRIMYRQRFFSENSDKLVHGFNAAPQEKKPNYLKALSNIVNKLPKQVQVTELPALLSLLLEALMYPDQGVQLSTLSCLEPVIADPPPALIQQLEALVGRLLPLTSAPNMNVKIASLRCIHALSRFPEHEVLPFRARVLRALAKPLDDKKRLVRREAVQARGEWFLLGSPGGR, via the exons ATGGCTGAAGAAAGTGCCGAGCTGGTGTCACTGGTGGAGGAATTTGTCTCGGGATTGCAAGACAGTAAAGCCAAAGATACAGCCACAG gtcTAAAAAATGGAGAGTTTACTGTTTTGCAGCTAGTGGAAACATTGGG accGAGTCTGACCAGCACTCAGCCTCAAACTCGAGCCAGAGGAGTGAAGCTGCTCTCCGAGGTGTTACAGGAGTGCTATGAAGACCTCACAGAGAAAGAAG TGGAAGTGCTTCTAGCGTTCTATGAGAACCGGCTGAAAGACCATTATGTCACCACACCGCCTGTCTTGCAGGGACTCAGAACACTG GTACAATGTCCATCATTGCCTCCTGGCGCAGCTGTTTCCATATTGAAGTCTTTGTTTCAGGATGTTCATgttcag TCACTGCTGCTGGCTGACAGAGCGTGTGTCTATAAGATGCTCATTAATGTCATGGACGCCAGAGAGGCTG AATTGAAGGGTTTAGGAGCAGACTTTGTGTTTGGGTTTGTCCAGTCGATGGATGGGGAGAGGGACCCTCGCAACCTCCTTTTAGCCTTCCAAATTGCCAAAAAGATCATCCACAGAGGTTACAGTCTTG GTAAATTTACAGAGGAGCTTTTTGAGGTGACGTCCTGCTATTTCCCCATTGATTTTACCCCG CCCCCCAATGACCCTCACGGAATCACCAGAGATGAACTGATACAAGAATTGAGACAAGCCCTCACAGGAACTCCGAAATTTGCTGAG tttctGTTGCCCCTCATCATCGAGAAGCTGGACTCGGACGTACAGAGTGCAAAGCTGGACTCTCTTCAGACGCTG ACTGCTTGTGTGGCTGTGTATGAACACAAGGACTTGGCAGAATTCCTTGAGGCTTTGTGGGCATCACTACGCAGAGAG GTGTTCCAAACATCGAGTGAAAGGATCGAGTCAGCGGGTCTTGCCGCTCTTACTGCCATCACTTCCTGTCTTTCTCGCTCGGTTCTAAACTCAGATTCTGAAGACGCCGTCAGCGCCTTCCTGGACATGGTTCTGAATG ACTGCAAGCATCACCTGAGCGAGCCTGACCTAAAGCTAGTGTGGCCCAGCGCGAAGCTCCTTCAGGCTGCCTGCAGCGCTTCCAACAGGGCGAGTCACATCGTAATAGCAGCCGTCATGCCGGCGCTCATTGAGCAATACAACAGCAGAAATCAG TGTTCCCATAGACGTACATTATTGGAGGTGATGCAACGGTTTATTCAGTCTGTCAAAAGCAGCGAGTCGTCAGAAAATG AGGCGCACGTGCTTTCAGGCATCTGCCCACCGTTGTGCTGCGTCACCTTCGCAGCTCTATCAGAGACAAACAGCAGCCTGCAGGTTACAGCCACGTCTGTGCTCATCTCACTAGCGCGACAAACAG gtttgttGTCTAACTCTCAAATCGAGCTAGCTGTTGATCATTTGACTCGATTGGTGCTGTCGGACGAAGACAACACAGTCCG TCTTGCTGTGGTTTCGTGCACTGGAGCCTTGGCAGAACTGCACCCCACTGTTTTCATCACCAATATGATCCCGAGGATAAAGAAAGAAATCTTTTCTG AGTTGATGGAGCAAGATGGAGATCCTATGCAACACACACAACCTGCAGTGCGTCAACTCTGTTTGGCCGTGTTGGCAGCAATTTCCGTCAAGCCCAGCGTTGCTCAGGAGAGCACGCCTGTCCTCTTCGATGTCCTCGAGGCAGCACATTCTG GCAAACTTGGTTTCTCATTGGAGGAGGCAATGTTGGCATGCAGGAGCCTAAAGAAGATAGCCGAGCGGGTTGAAGACACTGAAGACTCGGGACGATGCTTCCACGATGTCATCATCCCGCAAATGCTTTCATTAGCACTGCAAGCAGCACTCAAAG GCGAGAATTCATCTGTTCACCACAGTCCTCTGGCAGAGGAGGCAGTTCTGTCCATCATGGTCGCTATCATCAGTACAGCCTGCTCCAGGCTGCAACCTAC GTTGGCGGGCCAGACTGCAGAGAGATTTGTGTCTCTTTTCCTGGATGGCGACGTCTCCTTTTTGCCCGGCAACTCCTTCCCTTCACACGTCAAGCTGCTTGCAAAT AAGCAGCATGGGGACTCTTGGAGGCAGTCTCAGATGGTTTGTCTGCTGATGGGATGTGTGTGTTCGTTACCTCGCACT gTGGCGGTGCCCCAAATGGAGCGCTTGCTTTCAGAGCTTGAAGAGATGAGTTGCACCTGCAGCCACCCGTTGTCTTACACCTCCGCTGCCAAGTGTTTTGCTGGCCTGGTCAACAAGATCCCTCCGA GCAACTCTCTTGACAGTCTACTTCAAAAGACAATGAGCCGAATCTTGCATGAGTTGAATTCGGCATCTTCAATTGGCCGCATGCAGACTTTCACACTTATGATATGG GTTGCCAAGGCTCTGCTTCTCCGCTATCACCCGACGTGCACAACACTGACTGACAAG CTCTTCTCGCTGCTCGACGATGCCAATCTGGGCCCCGTGGCGGCCGACGGCTTCTCGCTGCTGATGAGCGACTCCGCGGACGTCCTGAGTCGCGGTTGCCACGCAGACGTGCGCATCATGTACCGCCAGCGCTTCTTCAGCGAGAACTCGGACAAGTTGGTGCATGGTTTCAACGCGGCTCCTCAAG AGAAGAAACCGAACTACCTGAAGGCTCTGTCCAACATAGTCAACAAATTACCCAAACAGGTTCAAGTCACTGAACTACCAGCG TTGCTGTCACTGTTGCTTGAGGCACTGATGTATCCGGACCAGGGCGTCCAGCTGTCCACTCTGTCCTGTCTAGAGCCCGTCATCGCTGACCCGCCACCGGCGCTCATCCAACAGCTGGAGGCTTTGGTCGGCAGACTGCTGCCCCTCACGTCCGCTCCCAACATG AATGTCAAGATCGCATCACTGCGCTGCATCCACGCACTTTCCCGCTTCCCTGAACATGAG GTGTTGCCATTTCGGGCCCGAGTGCTGCGGGCCTTGGCCAAGCCTCTCGATGACAAGAAGAGGCTGGTGAGGAGGGAGGCGGTTCAGGCACGAGGAGAGTG GTTCCTCTTGGGAAGTCCTGGAGgaaggtga
- the zdhhc16b gene encoding palmitoyltransferase ZDHHC16B yields the protein MRVGSSWRWHLSRAMRLALGWCRRPCRLKTKGRGRGGQPQPGGGLGELWSYSKLLLKSLYFNSLSNSDTMLDCAFEPVYWIVDNVTRWFGVVFVTLVILLTTSVVVIVYLYVLPTIVGTYAVPWIVWHLCCGHWLLVMVVFHYYKATTSSPGHPPKDNIHIPSVSICKKCINPKPARTHHCSICNTCILKMDHHCPWLNNCVGHFNHRYFFSFCLYMTLGCIYCSVSSRDMFLEAYSAVESYYQTPPPPYTSTDTTAHKSVIFLWVLTSSVAVALGGLTLWHAALICRGETSVERHINRKERKRLKEQGKVFKNPYHHGKMDNWKRLLGVETGSHWFTRVLLPSSHLPTGDGIMWDCTFSRRDPMAI from the exons aTGCGCGTGGGCAGCAGCTGGAGGTGGCATCTCTCCCGGGCCATGCGACTAGCGCTGGGATGGTGCCGCCGACCGTGCCGTCTGAAGACAAAGGGTCGAGGCAGGGGAGGCCAGCCGCAGCCCGGAGGCGGGCTAGGAGAACTGTGGAGCTACAGCAAGCTGCTACTCAAGTCGCTTTACTTCAACAGCCTCAGCAACTCGGACACGATGCTCGACTGTGCTTTCGAACCCGTGTACTGGATCGTGGACAATGTGACTCGGTGGTTTGGAGTG GTGTTTGTCACTCTGGTCATCCTGCTGACGACCTCGGTGGTGGTCATCGTCTACCTGTACGTCCTACCCACGATCGTCGGCACCTACGCCGTGCCGTGGATCGTCTGGCATCTGTGCTGCGGCCACTGGCTCCTGGTCATGGTGGTCTTCCATTACTACAAGGCCACCACCAGCTCACCCGGACACCCGCCCAAG GACAATATCCACATTCCCTCTGTGTCCATTTGTAAGAAATGTATCAATCCCAAACCGGCCAGGACGCACCACTGCAGCATCTGCAACAC CTGCATCTTGAAGATGGACCATCACTGTC CTTGGCTCAACAACTGCGTGGGCCATTTCAACCACCGCTACTTCTTCTCCTTCTGCCTTTACATGACTCTGGGCTGCATCTACTGCAGCGTCAGCAGCAGAGACATGTTCCTGGAGGCCTACAGTGCCGTCGAG AGCTACTATCAGACCCCTCCCCCGCCATACACGTCCACAGACACGACTGCACACAAGAGCGTCATCTTCCTCTGGGTGCTGACCAG CTCGGTGGCGGTGGCCCTGGGAGGCCTGACCCTGTGGCACGCCGCGCTCATCTGCCGAGGGGAGACCAGCGTGGAGCGCCACATCAACcgcaaagagagaaaaagactAAAGGAGCAGGGCAAG GTGTTCAAAAATCCATATCATCACGGGAAGATGGACAATTGGAAGCGGCTGCTTGGTGTGGAGACAGGCAG CCACTGGTTCACACGTGTTCTCCTGCCTTCGAGTCATCTTCCCACAGGGGACGGCATCATGTGGGACTGCACTTTCTCCAGGAGAGACCCCATGGCCATCTGA
- the mms19 gene encoding MMS19 nucleotide excision repair protein homolog isoform X1 has protein sequence MAEESAELVSLVEEFVSGLQDSKAKDTATGLKNGEFTVLQLVETLGPSLTSTQPQTRARGVKLLSEVLQECYEDLTEKEVEVLLAFYENRLKDHYVTTPPVLQGLRTLVQCPSLPPGAAVSILKSLFQDVHVQSLLLADRACVYKMLINVMDAREAGNNRNAINTFDSPVVFRMCLIPLSMSPELKGLGADFVFGFVQSMDGERDPRNLLLAFQIAKKIIHRGYSLGKFTEELFEVTSCYFPIDFTPPPNDPHGITRDELIQELRQALTGTPKFAEFLLPLIIEKLDSDVQSAKLDSLQTLTACVAVYEHKDLAEFLEALWASLRREVFQTSSERIESAGLAALTAITSCLSRSVLNSDSEDAVSAFLDMVLNDCKHHLSEPDLKLVWPSAKLLQAACSASNRASHIVIAAVMPALIEQYNSRNQCSHRRTLLEVMQRFIQSVKSSESSENEAHVLSGICPPLCCVTFAALSETNSSLQVTATSVLISLARQTGLLSNSQIELAVDHLTRLVLSDEDNTVRLAVVSCTGALAELHPTVFITNMIPRIKKEIFSELMEQDGDPMQHTQPAVRQLCLAVLAAISVKPSVAQESTPVLFDVLEAAHSGKLGFSLEEAMLACRSLKKIAERVEDTEDSGRCFHDVIIPQMLSLALQAALKGENSSVHHSPLAEEAVLSIMVAIISTACSRLQPTLAGQTAERFVSLFLDGDVSFLPGNSFPSHVKLLANKQHGDSWRQSQMVCLLMGCVCSLPRTVAVPQMERLLSELEEMSCTCSHPLSYTSAAKCFAGLVNKIPPSNSLDSLLQKTMSRILHELNSASSIGRMQTFTLMIWVAKALLLRYHPTCTTLTDKLFSLLDDANLGPVAADGFSLLMSDSADVLSRGCHADVRIMYRQRFFSENSDKLVHGFNAAPQEKKPNYLKALSNIVNKLPKQVQVTELPALLSLLLEALMYPDQGVQLSTLSCLEPVIADPPPALIQQLEALVGRLLPLTSAPNMNVKIASLRCIHALSRFPEHEVLPFRARVLRALAKPLDDKKRLVRREAVQARGEWFLLGSPGGR, from the exons ATGGCTGAAGAAAGTGCCGAGCTGGTGTCACTGGTGGAGGAATTTGTCTCGGGATTGCAAGACAGTAAAGCCAAAGATACAGCCACAG gtcTAAAAAATGGAGAGTTTACTGTTTTGCAGCTAGTGGAAACATTGGG accGAGTCTGACCAGCACTCAGCCTCAAACTCGAGCCAGAGGAGTGAAGCTGCTCTCCGAGGTGTTACAGGAGTGCTATGAAGACCTCACAGAGAAAGAAG TGGAAGTGCTTCTAGCGTTCTATGAGAACCGGCTGAAAGACCATTATGTCACCACACCGCCTGTCTTGCAGGGACTCAGAACACTG GTACAATGTCCATCATTGCCTCCTGGCGCAGCTGTTTCCATATTGAAGTCTTTGTTTCAGGATGTTCATgttcag TCACTGCTGCTGGCTGACAGAGCGTGTGTCTATAAGATGCTCATTAATGTCATGGACGCCAGAGAGGCTGGTAATAATCGTAATGCTATTAATACTTTTGACAGTCCAGTCGTTTTCAGAATGTGTTTAATTCCCTTATCTATGTCCCCAGAATTGAAGGGTTTAGGAGCAGACTTTGTGTTTGGGTTTGTCCAGTCGATGGATGGGGAGAGGGACCCTCGCAACCTCCTTTTAGCCTTCCAAATTGCCAAAAAGATCATCCACAGAGGTTACAGTCTTG GTAAATTTACAGAGGAGCTTTTTGAGGTGACGTCCTGCTATTTCCCCATTGATTTTACCCCG CCCCCCAATGACCCTCACGGAATCACCAGAGATGAACTGATACAAGAATTGAGACAAGCCCTCACAGGAACTCCGAAATTTGCTGAG tttctGTTGCCCCTCATCATCGAGAAGCTGGACTCGGACGTACAGAGTGCAAAGCTGGACTCTCTTCAGACGCTG ACTGCTTGTGTGGCTGTGTATGAACACAAGGACTTGGCAGAATTCCTTGAGGCTTTGTGGGCATCACTACGCAGAGAG GTGTTCCAAACATCGAGTGAAAGGATCGAGTCAGCGGGTCTTGCCGCTCTTACTGCCATCACTTCCTGTCTTTCTCGCTCGGTTCTAAACTCAGATTCTGAAGACGCCGTCAGCGCCTTCCTGGACATGGTTCTGAATG ACTGCAAGCATCACCTGAGCGAGCCTGACCTAAAGCTAGTGTGGCCCAGCGCGAAGCTCCTTCAGGCTGCCTGCAGCGCTTCCAACAGGGCGAGTCACATCGTAATAGCAGCCGTCATGCCGGCGCTCATTGAGCAATACAACAGCAGAAATCAG TGTTCCCATAGACGTACATTATTGGAGGTGATGCAACGGTTTATTCAGTCTGTCAAAAGCAGCGAGTCGTCAGAAAATG AGGCGCACGTGCTTTCAGGCATCTGCCCACCGTTGTGCTGCGTCACCTTCGCAGCTCTATCAGAGACAAACAGCAGCCTGCAGGTTACAGCCACGTCTGTGCTCATCTCACTAGCGCGACAAACAG gtttgttGTCTAACTCTCAAATCGAGCTAGCTGTTGATCATTTGACTCGATTGGTGCTGTCGGACGAAGACAACACAGTCCG TCTTGCTGTGGTTTCGTGCACTGGAGCCTTGGCAGAACTGCACCCCACTGTTTTCATCACCAATATGATCCCGAGGATAAAGAAAGAAATCTTTTCTG AGTTGATGGAGCAAGATGGAGATCCTATGCAACACACACAACCTGCAGTGCGTCAACTCTGTTTGGCCGTGTTGGCAGCAATTTCCGTCAAGCCCAGCGTTGCTCAGGAGAGCACGCCTGTCCTCTTCGATGTCCTCGAGGCAGCACATTCTG GCAAACTTGGTTTCTCATTGGAGGAGGCAATGTTGGCATGCAGGAGCCTAAAGAAGATAGCCGAGCGGGTTGAAGACACTGAAGACTCGGGACGATGCTTCCACGATGTCATCATCCCGCAAATGCTTTCATTAGCACTGCAAGCAGCACTCAAAG GCGAGAATTCATCTGTTCACCACAGTCCTCTGGCAGAGGAGGCAGTTCTGTCCATCATGGTCGCTATCATCAGTACAGCCTGCTCCAGGCTGCAACCTAC GTTGGCGGGCCAGACTGCAGAGAGATTTGTGTCTCTTTTCCTGGATGGCGACGTCTCCTTTTTGCCCGGCAACTCCTTCCCTTCACACGTCAAGCTGCTTGCAAAT AAGCAGCATGGGGACTCTTGGAGGCAGTCTCAGATGGTTTGTCTGCTGATGGGATGTGTGTGTTCGTTACCTCGCACT gTGGCGGTGCCCCAAATGGAGCGCTTGCTTTCAGAGCTTGAAGAGATGAGTTGCACCTGCAGCCACCCGTTGTCTTACACCTCCGCTGCCAAGTGTTTTGCTGGCCTGGTCAACAAGATCCCTCCGA GCAACTCTCTTGACAGTCTACTTCAAAAGACAATGAGCCGAATCTTGCATGAGTTGAATTCGGCATCTTCAATTGGCCGCATGCAGACTTTCACACTTATGATATGG GTTGCCAAGGCTCTGCTTCTCCGCTATCACCCGACGTGCACAACACTGACTGACAAG CTCTTCTCGCTGCTCGACGATGCCAATCTGGGCCCCGTGGCGGCCGACGGCTTCTCGCTGCTGATGAGCGACTCCGCGGACGTCCTGAGTCGCGGTTGCCACGCAGACGTGCGCATCATGTACCGCCAGCGCTTCTTCAGCGAGAACTCGGACAAGTTGGTGCATGGTTTCAACGCGGCTCCTCAAG AGAAGAAACCGAACTACCTGAAGGCTCTGTCCAACATAGTCAACAAATTACCCAAACAGGTTCAAGTCACTGAACTACCAGCG TTGCTGTCACTGTTGCTTGAGGCACTGATGTATCCGGACCAGGGCGTCCAGCTGTCCACTCTGTCCTGTCTAGAGCCCGTCATCGCTGACCCGCCACCGGCGCTCATCCAACAGCTGGAGGCTTTGGTCGGCAGACTGCTGCCCCTCACGTCCGCTCCCAACATG AATGTCAAGATCGCATCACTGCGCTGCATCCACGCACTTTCCCGCTTCCCTGAACATGAG GTGTTGCCATTTCGGGCCCGAGTGCTGCGGGCCTTGGCCAAGCCTCTCGATGACAAGAAGAGGCTGGTGAGGAGGGAGGCGGTTCAGGCACGAGGAGAGTG GTTCCTCTTGGGAAGTCCTGGAGgaaggtga